The proteins below are encoded in one region of Chroicocephalus ridibundus chromosome 9, bChrRid1.1, whole genome shotgun sequence:
- the ATP1B4 gene encoding protein ATP1B4 isoform X1 — MDRNASGGGTEGQYKSPHQEAENKHEEKVQDPDRGEDKTKADMGSKTWADLAGEMKMFLWNPEERTCLGRTAKSWGLILLFYFIFYTCLAGMFAFCMYVMLLTLSPYTPTYRDRVSPPGVMIRPYLNGFTIAFNVSQPSTWQPYVDSMHHFLAAYDDKVQEEKNIECISGQYFIQGGNESEEKKACQFKRSLLQNCSGIEDPTFGYSKGQPCILLKMNRIIGYRPGAGVPVSVDCKVQKGNESDLRSVDFYPGNGTFDLMYYPYYGKITHVNYTSPLVAMHFTDVKKNYLVHIQCRLNGKGIINDVNSDRFLGRIIFTLRIGK; from the exons ATGGACAGGAATGCCAGCGGCGGGGGCACAGAGGGCCAGTACAAGAGCCCCCACCAGGAGGCG GAAAATAAGCATGAGGAGAAGGTCCAGGATCCTGACAGAGGGGAGGACAAGACCAAGGCAGACATGGGGAGCAAAACCTGGGCAGACCTGGCCGGGGAGATGAAGATGTTCCTGTGGAACCCTGAGGAGAGAACATGCCTGGGGAGAACAGCCAAGAGCTGGG GCTTGATCTTACTGTTCTACTTCATTTTCTACACGTGCCTGGCAGGAATGTTTGCCTTCTGCATGTACGTGATGCTGCTCACCCTGAGCCCCTACACACCCACCTACCGGGACCGCGTGTCTCCACCAG GAGTAATGATCAGACCATACTTGAATGGGTTCACCATTGCCTTCAACGTCTCTCAGCCCAGCACGTGGCAACCCTACGTAGACAGCATGCACCACTTCCTAGCAG CTTATGACGACAAAGTTCAAGAGGAGAAGAATATTGAGTGCATCTCAGGACAGTACTTCATCCAAGGGGGCAACGAAAGCGAGGAGAAGAAGGCCTGCCAGTTCAAGCGCTCACTGCTGCAGAATTGCTCTGGCATTGAGGACCCAACATTCGGCTACTCTAAAGGCCAGCCCTGCATCCTGCTGAAGATGAACCGG ATCATAGGCTACCGCCCTGGTGCTGGGGTTCCTGTGAGCGTGGACTGCAAAGTGCAG AAAGGCAACGAGAGCGATCTCAGGTCGGTGGACTTCTACCCTGGAAACGGGACCTTTGATCTCATGTATTATCCCTACTACGGCAAGATCACTCAC GTCAACTATACGTCCCCACTGGTGGCTATGCACTTTACAGATGTGAAAAAGAATTATTTGGTCCATATTCAGTGCCGTCTGAATGGGAAAGGTATTATCAATGACGTTAACAGCGACCGCTTCCTGGGCCGAATCATCTTCACACTCCGCATTGGAAAGTAG
- the ATP1B4 gene encoding protein ATP1B4 isoform X2, with protein sequence MGSKTWADLAGEMKMFLWNPEERTCLGRTAKSWGLILLFYFIFYTCLAGMFAFCMYVMLLTLSPYTPTYRDRVSPPGVMIRPYLNGFTIAFNVSQPSTWQPYVDSMHHFLAAYDDKVQEEKNIECISGQYFIQGGNESEEKKACQFKRSLLQNCSGIEDPTFGYSKGQPCILLKMNRIIGYRPGAGVPVSVDCKVQKGNESDLRSVDFYPGNGTFDLMYYPYYGKITHVNYTSPLVAMHFTDVKKNYLVHIQCRLNGKGIINDVNSDRFLGRIIFTLRIGK encoded by the exons ATGGGGAGCAAAACCTGGGCAGACCTGGCCGGGGAGATGAAGATGTTCCTGTGGAACCCTGAGGAGAGAACATGCCTGGGGAGAACAGCCAAGAGCTGGG GCTTGATCTTACTGTTCTACTTCATTTTCTACACGTGCCTGGCAGGAATGTTTGCCTTCTGCATGTACGTGATGCTGCTCACCCTGAGCCCCTACACACCCACCTACCGGGACCGCGTGTCTCCACCAG GAGTAATGATCAGACCATACTTGAATGGGTTCACCATTGCCTTCAACGTCTCTCAGCCCAGCACGTGGCAACCCTACGTAGACAGCATGCACCACTTCCTAGCAG CTTATGACGACAAAGTTCAAGAGGAGAAGAATATTGAGTGCATCTCAGGACAGTACTTCATCCAAGGGGGCAACGAAAGCGAGGAGAAGAAGGCCTGCCAGTTCAAGCGCTCACTGCTGCAGAATTGCTCTGGCATTGAGGACCCAACATTCGGCTACTCTAAAGGCCAGCCCTGCATCCTGCTGAAGATGAACCGG ATCATAGGCTACCGCCCTGGTGCTGGGGTTCCTGTGAGCGTGGACTGCAAAGTGCAG AAAGGCAACGAGAGCGATCTCAGGTCGGTGGACTTCTACCCTGGAAACGGGACCTTTGATCTCATGTATTATCCCTACTACGGCAAGATCACTCAC GTCAACTATACGTCCCCACTGGTGGCTATGCACTTTACAGATGTGAAAAAGAATTATTTGGTCCATATTCAGTGCCGTCTGAATGGGAAAGGTATTATCAATGACGTTAACAGCGACCGCTTCCTGGGCCGAATCATCTTCACACTCCGCATTGGAAAGTAG